In a genomic window of Chryseobacterium sp. G0162:
- a CDS encoding valine--tRNA ligase gives MQISEKYNPQETEQKWYNYWLENKYFHSEPNEKPPYTVVIPPPNVTGILHMGHMLNNTIQDVLVRRARMRGFNACWIPGTDHASIATEAKVVAKLKSEGINKSDITREQFLEHAWEWTNKYGGTILEQLKKLGCSCDWDRTRFTLEDKLSQQVIKSFVDLYNKGLIYRGYRMVNWDPEAKTNISDEEVIFKEQNGKLYFLKYKIEGSEEFLSVATTRPETIFGDTAVCINPNDERYAHLKGKHVIVPIVNRVIPIIEDEYVDIEFGTGALKITPAHDTNDYEIGQKHQLKMIDALDDDGNLNEHGLHYAGQNRFDVRKQIAKELEEKDLLLKAEDYVNKVGTSERTGAVIEPKVSVQWFLKMSEIAKPALDVVMDDEVKFYPDKFKNTYKYWMENIRDWNISRQLWWGQQIPAFYYGDGEHDFVVAETKEEALELAKQKTGNQDLTIEGLRQDDDALDTWFSSWLWPMSVFDGLLDPENKDINYYYPTSDLVTGPDIIFFWVARMIMAGLEYRKEVPFKNVYFTGIVRDKQRRKMSKSLGNSPDPLELMDKYGADGVRVGILLSSAAGNDLLFDEDLMLQGRNFMTKIWNAFRLINMWNHEDKPAIATDHQAIEWFENKLNKTIVEINDQFEKFRISDALHLIYKLIWDDFCGWYLEAIKPNYGEGISKEVYQKTIYFFEELMKLLHPFMPFLTEELWQTISERNIEEALVIAQQKEAGAFDEAIIKNFETAAELISGVRNYRQTKGISPREAAEIYTNATEFANEAVVRKLANVSEIHFGTKTDKPSFTFLVGATEVSIPLSENLDLGEEKAKTEEELKYLKGFLISVDKKLSNEKFVANAKPEIVEVERKKQKDALDKIAILEEKLKSL, from the coding sequence ATGCAGATTTCAGAAAAGTACAATCCACAGGAAACAGAACAGAAATGGTACAATTACTGGTTGGAAAATAAGTATTTCCATTCAGAGCCTAATGAAAAACCACCATATACCGTGGTCATTCCACCGCCAAACGTGACGGGGATATTACACATGGGACATATGTTGAACAATACCATTCAGGATGTTCTGGTCCGTCGTGCAAGAATGCGCGGATTTAATGCTTGTTGGATTCCGGGAACAGATCATGCTTCCATTGCTACCGAAGCTAAAGTTGTTGCTAAACTGAAGTCTGAAGGAATCAATAAGTCAGATATTACCCGTGAACAATTCCTTGAGCACGCTTGGGAATGGACTAATAAATATGGAGGAACAATCCTTGAGCAGCTTAAAAAATTAGGATGCTCATGTGACTGGGACAGAACCCGTTTTACCTTAGAGGATAAGCTTTCGCAACAGGTTATCAAAAGCTTTGTAGATCTTTATAATAAAGGATTAATCTACAGAGGATACAGAATGGTAAACTGGGATCCTGAAGCAAAAACAAACATTTCAGATGAAGAGGTAATTTTTAAAGAACAGAACGGAAAATTATATTTCCTTAAATATAAGATTGAAGGTTCAGAAGAGTTCCTTTCGGTAGCCACTACACGTCCTGAAACTATTTTTGGGGATACTGCGGTATGTATTAATCCTAATGATGAGAGATATGCTCATTTAAAAGGTAAGCATGTAATTGTACCGATCGTTAACAGAGTAATTCCTATTATCGAAGACGAATATGTTGATATTGAATTTGGAACAGGAGCTTTAAAGATTACTCCTGCACACGATACCAATGACTATGAGATCGGGCAGAAACATCAGCTGAAAATGATTGATGCATTAGATGATGACGGAAATCTTAACGAACACGGTCTTCATTATGCAGGACAAAACAGATTTGATGTAAGAAAGCAGATCGCGAAAGAATTAGAAGAAAAAGATCTTTTACTAAAAGCAGAAGATTATGTAAATAAAGTAGGAACATCTGAAAGAACTGGAGCAGTTATTGAACCTAAAGTTTCAGTACAATGGTTCCTTAAAATGTCTGAAATTGCTAAACCGGCATTGGATGTAGTAATGGATGATGAAGTAAAATTCTATCCGGATAAGTTTAAAAATACTTACAAGTACTGGATGGAGAACATCCGTGACTGGAATATCTCCCGTCAGCTGTGGTGGGGACAACAGATTCCTGCATTTTATTATGGAGACGGAGAACATGATTTTGTAGTTGCTGAAACCAAAGAAGAAGCTTTAGAATTAGCAAAACAAAAGACAGGAAATCAGGACCTGACTATAGAAGGCCTTAGACAGGATGATGATGCATTAGATACCTGGTTCTCTTCATGGTTGTGGCCAATGTCTGTATTTGATGGATTACTTGATCCTGAAAATAAAGATATCAATTATTACTATCCAACTTCTGACCTGGTTACAGGACCGGATATTATTTTCTTCTGGGTAGCGAGAATGATTATGGCCGGATTGGAATATAGAAAAGAAGTTCCATTTAAGAATGTTTATTTTACAGGAATCGTAAGAGACAAGCAGAGAAGAAAGATGTCAAAATCTTTAGGAAATTCTCCGGATCCGCTTGAGCTAATGGATAAATATGGAGCTGATGGAGTTCGTGTAGGGATTCTACTGAGTTCTGCAGCAGGAAATGACCTTCTTTTTGATGAAGATTTAATGCTTCAGGGAAGAAACTTCATGACAAAGATCTGGAATGCTTTCCGTTTGATCAACATGTGGAATCATGAAGACAAACCTGCAATCGCTACAGATCACCAGGCAATCGAATGGTTCGAAAATAAATTAAATAAAACGATTGTTGAGATCAACGATCAGTTTGAGAAATTCAGAATTTCTGATGCCCTTCACTTGATCTATAAATTAATTTGGGACGATTTTTGTGGTTGGTACCTTGAGGCAATTAAACCAAACTACGGAGAAGGTATTTCTAAAGAAGTTTATCAAAAAACAATATATTTCTTTGAAGAACTTATGAAGTTACTTCACCCGTTCATGCCTTTCTTAACTGAAGAATTATGGCAGACGATTTCAGAAAGAAATATTGAAGAAGCTTTAGTGATTGCTCAGCAGAAAGAAGCAGGTGCATTTGATGAAGCTATCATTAAAAATTTTGAGACTGCGGCAGAATTGATCTCTGGAGTTAGAAATTACCGTCAGACAAAAGGAATTTCACCAAGAGAAGCTGCCGAGATATATACGAATGCTACTGAATTTGCAAATGAAGCGGTAGTAAGAAAGTTGGCAAATGTATCTGAAATTCATTTCGGAACGAAAACAGATAAGCCAAGTTTTACATTCCTTGTTGGCGCAACTGAGGTTTCTATTCCTTTAAGTGAAAACTTAGATTTAGGAGAAGAAAAAGCTAAAACTGAAGAAGAATTAAAGTATCTGAAAGGATTCTTAATTTCAGTAGATAAAAAGCTTTCCAACGAAAAGTTTGTGGCTAATGCTAAACCTGAAATTGTAGAGGTAGAGCGTAAGAAACAAAAAGATGCTCTTGACAAGATTGCGATCTTGGAAGAGAAGCTGAAAAGTTTATAA
- the rpoN gene encoding RNA polymerase factor sigma-54, with product MLKQHLQLKLGQKLAPQQIQLMKLIQLHTLEFEEELERELEENPALEIVKEDSKEDDYSSLEDAYQDEGTESIETDFDVNEYLYDDEPSYKTASSNYSPDDEEFDNESLLTEGQSLYDYLREQIHLVNISEEDLKIAEYLIGNLDTDGYLRREIKSIVDDLAFSQGIYTTKEKVDDILENYVQKLDPPGVGARGLQECLLLQIEKKVSSDKAVSLAANILRYQFDALTNKHYNKIIQKYDIEEEDLKDALEEISKLSPKVGGNFDTQTITINQEIIPDFVIQVKDGLVIPMLNSKNAPTLRVSEEYKDILTTYSHDKNSSEHKQAALFIKQKLDAAKWYIDAINQRQNTLLQTITAIVKFQKDYFITGDEKSLKPMILKDVADITGFDISTISRVVKSKYADTPNGIVYLKDLFSDSLTNDDGEEVSTKEIKTHLQEVISKENKRKPLTDDALVVILKEQGYNIARRTIAKYREQLNIPVARLRKEL from the coding sequence ATGCTTAAACAACACTTACAACTCAAATTAGGACAGAAGCTGGCTCCTCAGCAGATCCAGTTGATGAAGCTTATTCAGCTTCATACTCTTGAATTTGAAGAGGAGTTGGAGAGAGAGTTAGAAGAAAACCCTGCTTTGGAAATTGTAAAGGAGGATTCTAAGGAAGATGATTATTCTTCCCTGGAAGATGCGTATCAGGATGAGGGTACAGAAAGTATTGAAACAGATTTCGACGTTAATGAATATCTTTATGACGACGAACCAAGCTATAAAACCGCTTCCAGCAACTACTCTCCGGATGATGAAGAGTTTGACAATGAAAGTCTTTTAACGGAAGGCCAGTCATTATATGATTATCTGAGAGAACAGATTCATCTGGTTAATATCAGTGAAGAAGATCTGAAGATTGCAGAATACCTGATCGGTAACCTTGATACGGACGGATATTTGAGAAGAGAGATTAAATCTATCGTAGATGATCTTGCTTTCTCACAAGGAATTTATACTACTAAGGAAAAAGTAGATGATATCCTTGAAAATTACGTTCAGAAGCTGGATCCGCCTGGAGTAGGAGCAAGAGGCCTTCAGGAATGTTTATTACTACAGATCGAAAAGAAAGTAAGCTCTGATAAAGCTGTTTCTTTAGCTGCCAATATCCTGAGATATCAGTTTGATGCTTTAACGAATAAGCATTATAATAAGATTATCCAGAAGTATGATATTGAGGAAGAAGATCTGAAAGATGCATTAGAGGAAATTTCAAAACTGTCCCCAAAAGTTGGAGGAAACTTTGATACCCAAACCATTACCATCAACCAGGAAATTATCCCGGATTTTGTAATTCAGGTGAAAGATGGGCTGGTTATTCCTATGCTTAACAGTAAAAATGCGCCTACATTAAGAGTATCTGAAGAATATAAAGATATTCTTACCACCTATTCACATGATAAGAACTCTTCTGAGCATAAACAGGCGGCTTTGTTTATCAAACAAAAGCTGGATGCTGCCAAATGGTATATTGATGCAATTAATCAGCGTCAGAATACTTTATTACAGACCATTACTGCTATTGTTAAGTTTCAGAAAGATTATTTTATTACGGGTGATGAGAAATCTCTGAAGCCAATGATCTTAAAAGATGTGGCAGATATTACCGGATTTGATATTTCTACCATTTCCAGAGTGGTAAAAAGTAAATATGCAGATACCCCAAATGGTATTGTTTACCTTAAGGATCTGTTTTCAGATAGCTTAACCAATGATGACGGAGAAGAGGTTTCTACTAAGGAGATCAAAACCCACCTTCAGGAGGTTATCAGTAAAGAAAATAAGAGAAAACCATTAACAGATGATGCTTTGGTAGTGATCTTAAAAGAACAGGGCTATAATATTGCCAGAAGAACGATTGCAAAATATCGTGAACAGCTCAATATTCCTGTTGCCAGATTAAGAAAAGAACTTTAA
- a CDS encoding AMP-binding protein yields the protein MPLSYVYGASDVPLLGQTIGGNLKSTVEKFPNQEALVCVHQGYRATYQEFYNQTTAIAKALIFLGAKIGDRIGIWASNRYEWVLLQYATARIGTILVNINPAYRTHELTYVLNQSEVRFIFSSLSFKSSNYKEMVEYAKEVCPTLEHEIFFDDNWEAFVNNGQEVSDEVLHSFEEHVQFDDPVNIQYTSGTTGFPKGVTLSHHNILNNGYFIGIRLKYTEKDRVCIPVPFYHCFGMVIGNICCTAHGACMVIPNDSFDPDITLKVVSDEKCTSLYGVPTMFIAELAVKDFDTYDFSSLRTGVMAGSVCPPEIMKKVENLMNIKEMSICYGMTETSPVSTQTLIGTPLEKQVSTVGTVQDHLEIKIIDESGKILKRGEHGELCTRGYSVMLKYWNDPENTKKVLDDARWMHTGDMAVMDKDGYITISGRIKDLIIRGGENISPKEIEDFLYTYTNILDVQIIGVPSEKFGEEVMAWVKVRKGFTITEQELLEYCKGKIAHYKVPKYWKFVDEFPMTISGKIRKVEMREVSMKELGLGSLKEI from the coding sequence ATGCCTTTATCATACGTTTATGGAGCATCTGACGTTCCATTATTAGGACAGACCATTGGAGGAAATCTTAAAAGTACTGTCGAAAAATTTCCTAACCAAGAAGCTCTTGTCTGTGTTCATCAGGGTTACAGAGCTACTTACCAGGAATTTTACAACCAAACAACCGCTATTGCAAAAGCACTGATATTTTTAGGAGCAAAAATCGGTGACAGAATAGGAATATGGGCTTCTAACCGCTATGAATGGGTACTTTTGCAATATGCCACTGCCAGAATCGGAACCATTTTAGTCAATATTAATCCTGCTTACAGAACCCATGAACTTACGTATGTGCTCAATCAGTCCGAAGTTCGTTTTATTTTTTCTTCCTTAAGCTTTAAAAGCAGCAACTACAAAGAAATGGTTGAATATGCCAAGGAAGTATGCCCCACTTTAGAACATGAAATTTTCTTTGATGATAACTGGGAAGCCTTCGTAAACAATGGACAAGAAGTTTCTGATGAAGTTCTCCATAGTTTTGAAGAACATGTACAGTTTGATGACCCCGTCAACATTCAATATACTTCAGGAACTACCGGGTTTCCAAAAGGAGTTACTCTTTCGCATCACAACATTTTAAATAACGGATACTTTATCGGTATCCGGTTAAAGTACACAGAAAAAGATCGTGTATGTATCCCTGTTCCCTTCTATCATTGCTTTGGCATGGTGATCGGAAATATATGCTGTACAGCTCATGGTGCCTGCATGGTGATTCCTAATGATAGTTTTGACCCTGATATTACATTAAAGGTTGTTTCAGATGAAAAATGCACCTCTCTATATGGTGTTCCTACTATGTTTATTGCTGAACTTGCCGTAAAAGATTTCGATACTTATGATTTTTCAAGTTTAAGAACCGGTGTAATGGCCGGTTCTGTATGTCCACCGGAAATTATGAAGAAAGTGGAAAATCTTATGAATATTAAAGAAATGAGCATCTGCTATGGAATGACAGAAACTTCTCCCGTATCTACACAAACCTTAATTGGGACTCCATTGGAAAAACAGGTCAGTACAGTAGGAACCGTTCAGGATCATCTTGAAATAAAAATCATTGATGAAAGTGGAAAAATTCTGAAACGCGGTGAACATGGCGAGCTTTGTACAAGAGGCTACTCTGTTATGCTGAAATACTGGAATGATCCTGAAAATACAAAAAAGGTATTAGATGATGCCCGATGGATGCATACCGGTGACATGGCTGTTATGGATAAAGATGGCTATATTACCATTTCCGGAAGAATCAAAGATCTGATTATTCGGGGTGGAGAAAATATTTCTCCTAAAGAAATTGAAGACTTTTTATACACTTACACCAACATTCTGGATGTTCAGATCATTGGAGTACCCAGTGAAAAATTCGGAGAAGAAGTGATGGCTTGGGTAAAAGTAAGAAAAGGCTTTACGATTACAGAACAAGAGCTATTAGAATATTGTAAAGGAAAAATTGCCCATTATAAAGTTCCGAAATACTGGAAATTTGTAGATGAATTCCCAATGACTATTTCCGGAAAGATAAGAAAAGTGGAAATGAGAGAGGTTTCCATGAAAGAATTAGGATTGGGCAGTCTAAAAGAAATTTAA
- a CDS encoding beta-carotene 15,15'-monooxygenase, which yields MPEFDLDNFKKTWQEQPVQPKYDNSEIRQMLNRKSRNYVKYIFWISVFEFLFFSVLGLFYFFQDDESDGFRKILEKLGTHEAPEVENNFSHFYLAIKILSVLITAYFVLKFYQNYRKIKIEENLKGLITRIIGFKKTVNAFILISIVLLLAFTFVLVAFIFYTLNSQNIQPSGSDLTVIIVAITISTLLAISMIWVYYRLVYGSIIKKLDKNLEQLKEIDSQEN from the coding sequence ATGCCTGAATTTGATTTAGATAACTTTAAAAAGACCTGGCAGGAACAACCTGTACAGCCAAAATATGATAACAGCGAGATTCGTCAAATGCTGAATAGAAAATCACGTAATTATGTAAAGTATATTTTCTGGATCAGCGTATTTGAGTTTTTGTTCTTTTCCGTTTTGGGCCTATTCTACTTCTTTCAGGATGATGAATCTGACGGATTCCGTAAAATATTGGAGAAACTGGGCACTCACGAAGCTCCCGAAGTGGAAAACAATTTCAGTCACTTTTATTTGGCCATTAAAATTCTGAGCGTATTAATTACAGCCTATTTTGTACTGAAATTCTACCAGAATTACCGTAAAATAAAGATCGAAGAGAACCTCAAAGGTCTTATTACCAGAATTATTGGTTTCAAAAAAACCGTCAATGCTTTCATTCTGATTAGTATCGTATTGCTACTTGCCTTTACTTTTGTATTGGTAGCTTTTATCTTTTACACTTTAAATTCCCAAAATATACAGCCTTCCGGTTCTGACCTTACTGTCATTATTGTTGCCATTACCATCAGTACCTTATTAGCCATATCTATGATCTGGGTCTATTACAGATTGGTGTATGGAAGTATCATCAAAAAACTTGATAAAAACCTGGAGCAGCTTAAAGAAATAGATTCTCAGGAAAATTAG
- a CDS encoding RNA polymerase sigma factor, with the protein MDSREKEFAQLIKDNQGLIIKVSRLYTNSLEDEEDLFQEIVLQLWRSYDSFKGNSKISTWMYRVALNTAITLFRKKSKSLPTNELDINHKDFVEDDDEKQQQISLLYTVIKTLPNIERAIVMMYLDDLPYKDIAENLGITEVNARVKMNRLKKTLKEQMEKYA; encoded by the coding sequence ATGGATTCCAGAGAGAAAGAATTTGCGCAGCTCATCAAAGATAATCAGGGCCTGATTATTAAGGTATCGCGCTTATATACCAATTCGCTGGAAGATGAAGAGGATCTTTTCCAGGAAATTGTCTTACAACTCTGGAGAAGTTATGACTCTTTCAAAGGAAATTCCAAGATTTCAACATGGATGTACCGTGTAGCGCTTAATACAGCCATTACCCTCTTTAGAAAAAAAAGCAAAAGCCTTCCTACAAATGAGCTGGACATCAACCACAAGGACTTTGTGGAAGATGATGATGAAAAACAGCAACAGATTTCGCTTTTGTATACTGTAATCAAGACTCTTCCTAATATAGAAAGAGCCATTGTCATGATGTATCTTGACGATCTGCCTTACAAGGACATTGCAGAAAACCTCGGAATTACTGAAGTTAATGCACGTGTGAAAATGAACAGATTAAAGAAAACCCTTAAAGAACAGATGGAAAAATATGCCTGA
- a CDS encoding DUF1573 domain-containing protein has protein sequence MKKLIAGIALFGTFALASAQTITFDKTTFDYGNIKPSSDGTRFFTVTNTGDKPLIISNVKPSCGCTTPEFSQDPIMPGKSAKIKVGYNTALTGGFNKMIEVFSNDPANSRSVIYIKGNVDANAPEPKVLTPAEQKEAAKAEKKAAKVAKKAAAK, from the coding sequence ATGAAGAAATTAATCGCAGGAATTGCATTATTCGGAACATTTGCTCTTGCATCTGCACAAACTATTACGTTTGATAAAACTACTTTCGACTATGGTAACATTAAGCCTAGTTCTGATGGTACAAGATTCTTTACTGTAACAAACACTGGTGATAAGCCTTTGATCATTTCAAACGTAAAACCATCTTGTGGATGTACAACTCCTGAATTTAGCCAGGATCCGATTATGCCAGGAAAATCTGCTAAGATCAAAGTTGGATACAACACAGCTCTTACAGGAGGATTCAACAAAATGATCGAGGTTTTCTCTAACGACCCTGCCAACAGCAGAAGTGTAATCTACATCAAAGGAAACGTAGATGCTAACGCTCCTGAACCAAAAGTATTAACTCCTGCTGAGCAGAAAGAAGCGGCTAAAGCTGAGAAAAAAGCGGCTAAAGTTGCTAAAAAAGCAGCTGCGAAGTAA
- a CDS encoding polyphosphate kinase 2 family protein: MDTNFSDDFKVNGKFSIKKASTSYKGKLTKEEGTQLLIQEKEKLRELQERLYADGSQSLLVVLQAMDAAGKDSMIEHVFGGVNPQGCNVTSFKTPSSKEYSHDFLWRHYLALPQKGMIGIFNRSHYESVLVCKVHPEYNLSEKTWSSVKDFDNKFWENRYESIRNFEKHLAQNGTTIIKIFLNVSKDEQKKRLLDRINEQEKNWKFSAGDLPERALFDQYMEVYETAINETAKDHAPWYVLPADNKWFARTAAIQIIIDTLEKMNLKYPQLSEKDRLGLQEAKKQLESE; this comes from the coding sequence ATGGACACCAATTTCTCAGATGACTTTAAGGTAAATGGAAAATTTTCAATAAAAAAAGCTTCTACCTCTTACAAAGGGAAACTTACAAAAGAAGAAGGAACACAATTATTAATCCAGGAAAAAGAAAAACTTCGTGAACTGCAGGAAAGACTTTATGCTGATGGAAGTCAATCTCTTTTGGTTGTACTTCAGGCTATGGATGCTGCCGGGAAAGACAGCATGATAGAACATGTTTTTGGAGGAGTAAATCCTCAAGGCTGTAATGTAACCAGTTTTAAAACTCCAAGTTCAAAGGAATATTCTCACGATTTTCTGTGGAGGCATTATCTGGCATTGCCTCAGAAAGGAATGATAGGAATCTTCAACCGTTCTCATTATGAAAGTGTTTTAGTATGTAAAGTTCATCCTGAATATAATTTAAGTGAAAAAACATGGTCTTCTGTAAAAGATTTTGACAATAAATTCTGGGAAAACCGCTATGAAAGCATCCGAAATTTCGAAAAACATCTTGCTCAAAACGGAACCACCATCATCAAAATATTCCTGAATGTTTCGAAGGATGAACAAAAGAAAAGACTACTGGACAGAATCAATGAGCAGGAAAAAAACTGGAAATTTTCGGCAGGAGATCTTCCTGAAAGGGCACTATTTGACCAATACATGGAGGTTTATGAAACAGCAATCAACGAAACGGCAAAGGATCATGCCCCATGGTATGTACTTCCTGCGGATAATAAATGGTTTGCAAGAACGGCAGCTATTCAGATTATTATAGACACACTGGAAAAAATGAATCTTAAATATCCCCAGCTTTCGGAAAAAGACAGATTGGGCTTACAGGAAGCAAAAAAACAATTGGAAAGTGAATAG
- a CDS encoding CDP-alcohol phosphatidyltransferase family protein, which translates to MKNIPYLLILSRFITAFVILYLGYYVGESARQLILILMYFGLFTDIFDGIIARKTGISSEKLRRMDSQTDLVFWLSLGFASYFLNPDLIINEWKSILLIFIMEALCYIISIWKFGKEICTHAFLSKMWGLSLLLAFTYLIAFQKAGWTFDLAVILGLISHIDVILIIMFLPQWQYDVPSWYHALKIRNGKQRKKTIFFN; encoded by the coding sequence ATGAAAAATATTCCTTATTTATTGATCTTATCGCGTTTTATTACAGCCTTTGTTATTCTGTATCTGGGATATTATGTAGGAGAATCAGCTCGTCAACTTATTCTGATTCTAATGTATTTTGGATTGTTTACTGATATTTTTGATGGAATTATTGCCCGTAAAACCGGTATTTCTTCGGAAAAATTAAGACGAATGGATAGTCAGACCGATCTTGTTTTCTGGCTTTCATTGGGATTTGCTTCTTATTTCCTAAACCCGGATCTGATTATTAATGAATGGAAAAGTATACTGCTGATCTTCATCATGGAAGCTTTATGTTATATCATAAGCATCTGGAAATTTGGAAAAGAAATCTGTACGCATGCCTTTTTGTCAAAAATGTGGGGATTAAGCCTTTTGTTGGCCTTTACCTATTTGATAGCCTTTCAGAAAGCAGGCTGGACCTTTGATCTGGCAGTAATCTTAGGATTGATTTCTCATATTGATGTTATTCTGATTATTATGTTCCTTCCCCAGTGGCAATATGATGTTCCCAGTTGGTATCATGCGCTGAAAATCAGAAATGGAAAGCAAAGAAAAAAGACCATTTTCTTTAATTAA
- the asnS gene encoding asparagine--tRNA ligase translates to MKKQTIKEILKDYKKVLHHDITVYGWVRSFRANRFIALNDGSTINNLQIVVDFENFDEELIKNISTASSLKVVGEVVESQGAGQSVEIVAKKIIILGDNFTEELQSTILQPKKHSLEKLREQAHLRFRTNLFGAVFRVRHAVSFAVHSFFNQNQFFYINTPVITGADAEGAGEMFGVTNFDLNNMPKTEEGEIDFAQDFFGKKTNLTVSGQLEGETAAMGLGRIYTFGPTFRAENSNTTRHLAEFWMIEPEVAFNNLEDNIDLAEDFLKYVIQYVLDHCKDDLAFLDNRFAEEQKTKPEKERAKEGLIEKLENVIAKRFKRVSYTEAIEILMNSKENKKGKFAYPVESWGTDLQSEHERFLVEKHFECPVVLFDYPKEIKAFYMKLNEDNKTVAAMDVLFPGIGEIIGGSEREARLDVLKQKMADMHVDEHELWWYLDTRKFGSVPHAGFGLGLERLVLFVTGMTNIRDVIPFPRTPKSAEF, encoded by the coding sequence ATGAAAAAGCAAACGATCAAAGAAATCCTAAAGGATTACAAGAAAGTATTACATCATGACATTACAGTTTACGGATGGGTAAGATCATTCCGTGCTAATCGCTTTATTGCACTTAATGATGGTTCTACGATTAATAATTTGCAGATAGTTGTTGATTTCGAAAATTTTGATGAAGAACTTATCAAGAATATTAGCACAGCTTCTTCTCTTAAAGTTGTAGGTGAAGTAGTGGAAAGCCAGGGAGCAGGACAATCTGTAGAAATTGTTGCTAAAAAGATTATTATTTTAGGAGATAACTTTACAGAAGAGCTTCAAAGCACCATTCTTCAGCCTAAAAAACACAGCTTGGAAAAACTTCGTGAGCAGGCACACTTAAGATTCAGAACCAACTTATTTGGAGCTGTTTTCAGAGTACGTCACGCAGTAAGCTTTGCCGTTCACTCATTCTTCAACCAAAACCAGTTCTTCTATATCAATACTCCGGTAATTACAGGAGCCGATGCTGAAGGAGCAGGAGAAATGTTCGGAGTAACCAACTTCGATCTGAACAATATGCCAAAAACTGAAGAGGGCGAAATTGATTTCGCACAGGATTTCTTCGGTAAAAAAACCAACCTTACGGTTTCGGGACAACTTGAAGGAGAGACTGCAGCCATGGGATTGGGAAGAATTTATACATTCGGACCTACTTTCCGTGCAGAAAATTCAAACACAACAAGACACCTTGCTGAATTCTGGATGATAGAGCCGGAAGTTGCTTTCAACAACCTTGAAGATAACATTGATCTTGCAGAAGATTTCTTAAAATATGTAATCCAGTATGTATTGGATCACTGTAAAGATGATCTTGCGTTCTTAGACAACCGTTTTGCTGAAGAACAAAAGACAAAACCAGAAAAAGAAAGAGCAAAAGAAGGTCTTATTGAGAAACTTGAAAATGTAATTGCTAAACGTTTTAAGCGTGTGAGCTATACAGAGGCTATCGAAATTTTAATGAACTCAAAAGAGAACAAAAAAGGAAAATTTGCTTACCCTGTTGAAAGTTGGGGAACAGATCTTCAGTCTGAGCATGAAAGATTTTTGGTTGAAAAACATTTTGAATGCCCGGTTGTATTGTTCGATTATCCGAAAGAAATCAAAGCTTTTTACATGAAGCTGAACGAAGACAACAAAACAGTAGCTGCAATGGATGTTCTTTTCCCAGGTATTGGTGAAATCATCGGTGGCTCTGAAAGAGAAGCAAGATTAGACGTTTTAAAACAGAAAATGGCAGATATGCATGTAGATGAACATGAACTTTGGTGGTACTTAGATACCAGAAAATTCGGTTCTGTACCGCATGCAGGTTTCGGTTTAGGATTAGAAAGACTAGTTCTTTTTGTAACAGGAATGACGAATATCAGAGACGTAATTCCTTTCCCAAGGACACCGAAAAGCGCTGAATTCTAG
- a CDS encoding bacteriocin-like protein: protein MKNLKKLQRNELKSVTGGEICFCLVSPDACFELNINNEGKHYSFDCCTMTCKQD from the coding sequence ATGAAAAACCTAAAAAAATTACAAAGAAATGAGTTGAAAAGTGTAACAGGAGGAGAAATTTGCTTCTGTCTGGTTAGTCCGGATGCCTGCTTTGAATTAAATATTAATAATGAAGGAAAACATTATTCTTTTGACTGTTGCACAATGACATGTAAACAGGATTAA